Proteins from a single region of Parambassis ranga chromosome 18, fParRan2.1, whole genome shotgun sequence:
- the naa38 gene encoding N-alpha-acetyltransferase 38, NatC auxiliary subunit — translation MATMIEENGPSTHEQTEVSSSSQARQKLEGLLNKNMRIRMTDGRTLVGLFLCTDRDCNVILGSAQEFLKSTDTFSQGEPRVLGLAMIPGHHVVSIEVEADSLDDTQGFGTNH, via the exons ATGGCAACAATGATTGAAGAAAACGGTCCTTCGACTCAT GAGCAGACTGAGGTGTCCTCCTCATCACAGGCCAGGCAGAAACTGGAGGGGCTCCTGAACAAGAACATGAGGATCCGGATGACAGACGGACGGACTCTGGTGGGGCTTTTCCTCTGTACAGACCGGGACTGCAATGTCATCCTCGGCTCAGCGCAGGAGTTCCTCAAATCCACAG ACACCTTCTCCCAGGGTGAACCCAGAGTCCTGGGCCTGGCCATGATTCCCGGTCATCATGTGGTGTCCATCGAGGTGGAGGCAGACAGTCTAGATGACACGCAAGGATTTGGAACTAACCACTGA